The genomic interval ACAGATGATAAGGAACTGTTCATGTCTTATGAAGAATTCCCCTGGTTTAAAGATCAGCCTTTAAAAAATATTTTGAATGTACAGGAACAGTCTCCTGGTCATTTCTACTGGCCGGAAATAGATGTTGACCTGACCGAAGAAATTATAAGACATCCCGAGCGATTTCCTCTCAAATCGACAGGCTGATCAAAGGCTGATCGCAGGCTGAAGGTGTTTAGGCTGAAGGCTGAATTAATAAGGCTGAAGGTTGGAAGGCTGAAGGGAAAGAAGAAGAAGGACCAGCGTAACTGTTCACCATATTTTCAATAAGACTATTAAAGCAACCTGGATTCCGGCT from Desulfonatronovibrio magnus carries:
- a CDS encoding DUF2442 domain-containing protein codes for the protein MSLPAHGLNTSTIEVTHVSSHGIWILTDDKELFMSYEEFPWFKDQPLKNILNVQEQSPGHFYWPEIDVDLTEEIIRHPERFPLKSTG